In Streptomyces sp. NBC_01381, a genomic segment contains:
- a CDS encoding ABC transporter permease: MYELFKDLGAWLVSGDQWAGPDGIGHRLAEHLQYSLLATLIAAAIALPLGLLIGHTGRGAFLAINLSSFGRALPTVGLVVLVFLASGLSMWPVYIALVALAVPSIVTNTYAGMTAVDREVKDAAKGQGMRWHQVLFQVELPLAMPLIMTGLRLALIQVVATATIAAYVSFGGLGRYVFDGLAQRDLVQVLGGAVLVAVVAVVLDLALSGLQRALFRHRPAKSA; encoded by the coding sequence ATGTACGAACTCTTCAAGGACCTCGGCGCCTGGCTGGTCAGCGGCGATCAGTGGGCCGGGCCCGACGGCATCGGGCACCGCCTCGCCGAACACCTCCAGTACTCGCTGCTCGCCACGCTCATCGCGGCCGCCATCGCGCTGCCGCTCGGCCTGCTCATCGGGCACACCGGGCGCGGCGCCTTCCTCGCCATCAACCTGTCGAGCTTCGGCCGGGCGCTGCCCACCGTCGGCCTCGTCGTGCTCGTCTTCCTCGCCAGCGGGCTCTCCATGTGGCCCGTCTACATCGCGCTCGTCGCGCTCGCCGTGCCCTCCATCGTCACCAACACCTACGCCGGGATGACCGCCGTCGACCGCGAGGTGAAGGACGCCGCGAAGGGCCAGGGCATGCGCTGGCACCAGGTCCTCTTCCAGGTCGAACTCCCCCTCGCCATGCCGCTGATCATGACCGGGCTCCGGCTCGCGCTGATCCAGGTCGTGGCGACGGCCACCATCGCCGCGTACGTCTCCTTCGGCGGGCTCGGCCGGTATGTCTTCGACGGGCTCGCCCAGCGCGACCTGGTCCAAGTCCTGGGCGGAGCCGTGCTCGTGGCGGTCGTCGCCGTCGTACTCGATCTCGCGCTCTCCGGACTGCAGCGCGCCCTCTTCCGTCACCGCCCCGCCAAGTCGGCCTAG
- a CDS encoding cystathionine beta-synthase, protein MQFHDSMISLVGNTPLVRLNNVTAGIQATVLAKVEYFNPGGSVKDRIALRMIEAAEQSGELEPGGTIVEPTSGNTGVGLAIVAQQKGYKCIFVCPDKVSLDKINVLRAYGADVVVCPTAVDPEHPDSYYNVSDRLVRETPGAWKPDQYSNPNNPLSHYHSTGPELWEQTEGKITHFVAGIGTGGTISGTGGYLKEVSGGKVKVVGADPEGSVYSGGSGRPYLVEGVGEDFWPTAYDRNVTDEIVAVSDKDSFQMTRRLAKEEGLLVGGSCGMAVVAALRVAERLGPDDVVVVLLPDSGRGYMSKIFSDEWMNDYGFLEQAGDQPRVGDVLSRKEGGKLPSLVHMHPEETVGEAIEVLREYGVSQMPIVKPGAGHPDVMAAEVIGSVVERELLDALFAQRASLGDPLEKHMSDPLPQVGSGEPVGDLMSVLGAADAAIVLVEGKPTGVVSRQDLLAFLAEQQGQ, encoded by the coding sequence GTGCAATTCCACGACTCGATGATCAGTCTCGTCGGCAACACCCCGCTGGTGAGGCTCAACAACGTGACCGCGGGCATTCAGGCCACGGTCCTGGCCAAGGTCGAGTACTTCAACCCCGGCGGGTCGGTGAAGGACCGCATCGCACTGCGCATGATCGAGGCCGCCGAACAGAGCGGGGAGCTCGAGCCCGGCGGCACGATCGTCGAGCCGACCTCGGGGAACACCGGGGTCGGCCTTGCGATCGTGGCCCAGCAGAAGGGCTACAAGTGCATCTTCGTCTGCCCGGACAAGGTGTCCCTGGACAAGATCAATGTGCTGCGGGCGTACGGCGCCGACGTCGTCGTCTGCCCCACGGCCGTCGACCCGGAGCACCCGGACTCGTACTACAACGTCTCCGACCGCCTGGTGCGTGAGACCCCCGGTGCCTGGAAGCCCGACCAGTACTCGAACCCGAACAATCCGCTCTCCCACTACCACTCCACCGGCCCTGAGCTGTGGGAGCAGACAGAAGGAAAGATCACCCATTTCGTGGCGGGCATCGGCACCGGCGGCACGATCTCGGGGACCGGCGGATATCTGAAGGAGGTGTCCGGCGGCAAGGTCAAGGTCGTCGGCGCCGACCCCGAGGGGTCGGTCTACTCCGGCGGCTCAGGGCGGCCGTATCTCGTCGAGGGCGTCGGCGAGGACTTCTGGCCGACGGCGTACGACCGCAATGTGACCGACGAGATCGTCGCGGTGTCCGACAAGGACTCCTTCCAGATGACGCGGCGCCTCGCCAAGGAGGAGGGACTGCTCGTCGGCGGCTCCTGCGGCATGGCGGTCGTGGCCGCGCTGCGGGTGGCGGAACGGCTCGGGCCCGACGACGTCGTGGTCGTACTTCTCCCCGACTCCGGCCGCGGCTACATGAGCAAGATCTTCAGCGACGAGTGGATGAACGACTACGGGTTCCTGGAGCAGGCCGGCGACCAGCCTCGCGTCGGTGACGTACTGAGCCGCAAGGAGGGTGGCAAGCTGCCCTCGCTCGTTCATATGCACCCGGAGGAGACGGTCGGCGAGGCCATCGAGGTACTGCGTGAGTACGGCGTCTCGCAGATGCCCATCGTCAAGCCGGGCGCGGGCCACCCCGACGTGATGGCGGCGGAGGTCATCGGCTCGGTCGTCGAACGCGAGCTCCTGGACGCCCTGTTCGCGCAGCGCGCCTCGCTCGGCGACCCGCTGGAGAAGCACATGTCCGACCCGCTGCCGCAGGTCGGCTCGGGCGAGCCGGTCGGCGACCTGATGTCGGTGCTCGGCGCGGCCGACGCGGCGATCGTGCTCGTCGAGGGCAAGCCGACGGGTGTGGTGAGCCGTCAGGACCTGCTGGCGTTCCTCGCGGAGCAGCAGGGGCAGTAA
- a CDS encoding ABC transporter ATP-binding protein, which translates to MIQFDTVHKRFPNGTTAVHDLTLEMPEGGVTVLVGSSGCGKTTTLRMINRMVDPTSGTIKVNGKDVLRQDAAELRRSIGYVIQQSGLFPHRTVLDNIATVPLLLGWGRRKARARAAELLETVGLTADAGKRYPHQLSGGQQQRVGVARALAADAPVLLMDEPFGAVDPVVRTQLQDELLRLQRELNKTIVFVTHDIDEAVRLGDRIAVFRTGGHLVQCASPAELLARPADDFVADFLGAERGLKLLSLTTLAEVPQGPAPEGGAWTLRLDAAGAPVAWRHKDAQAADVPVRPLRDTDSLLSALNESIAAPSGLVARVDAAGALTGVTSRDDIHDHAGTAHEQGRTAAPEGARGSDMCGSAARARATQDDPHPKDDTSDTNADAKPAKTGPAGTAERPA; encoded by the coding sequence ATGATCCAATTCGATACGGTCCACAAGCGCTTCCCGAACGGCACAACCGCGGTCCACGACCTCACACTTGAGATGCCGGAAGGCGGCGTGACCGTCCTCGTCGGATCTTCCGGTTGCGGCAAGACGACGACGCTCCGCATGATCAACCGGATGGTCGACCCGACCTCAGGGACGATCAAGGTCAACGGCAAGGACGTCCTGCGGCAGGACGCGGCCGAACTGCGCCGCTCCATCGGCTATGTGATCCAGCAGTCGGGGCTCTTCCCGCACCGCACGGTCCTGGACAACATCGCCACGGTGCCGCTGCTGCTCGGCTGGGGCCGCAGGAAGGCGCGGGCGCGGGCCGCCGAACTCCTGGAGACGGTCGGCCTCACCGCCGACGCGGGCAAGCGCTACCCGCACCAGCTCTCCGGCGGCCAGCAGCAGCGCGTCGGCGTGGCCCGCGCGCTGGCCGCGGACGCGCCGGTGCTGCTCATGGACGAGCCCTTCGGCGCGGTGGACCCGGTGGTCCGCACCCAGCTACAGGACGAACTCCTGCGCCTGCAGCGGGAGTTGAACAAGACCATCGTCTTCGTCACGCACGACATCGACGAGGCCGTACGGCTCGGCGACCGAATAGCCGTCTTCCGCACCGGCGGCCATCTCGTCCAGTGCGCGTCCCCCGCCGAACTCCTGGCCCGCCCGGCGGACGACTTCGTCGCCGACTTCCTGGGCGCCGAACGCGGCCTCAAACTGCTCTCCCTGACGACACTGGCCGAGGTCCCGCAGGGGCCGGCTCCGGAGGGCGGCGCATGGACGCTGCGCCTGGACGCCGCGGGGGCCCCGGTGGCCTGGCGGCACAAGGACGCGCAGGCCGCGGATGTTCCCGTACGCCCGCTGCGTGACACAGACTCACTGCTCTCGGCCCTGAACGAGTCCATAGCCGCCCCCAGTGGCCTGGTCGCCCGCGTCGACGCGGCAGGCGCCCTGACCGGCGTCACGTCCCGCGACGACATCCACGACCACGCGGGCACGGCCCACGAACAGGGCCGCACAGCCGCCCCCGAAGGGGCGCGGGGCTCTGACATGTGCGGCTCCGCCGCGCGGGCGCGAGCAACCCAAGACGACCCGCACCCGAAGGACGACACCAGCGACACAAACGCAGACGCCAAGCCCGCCAAGACGGGCCCCGCGGGCACGGCGGAGCGTCCTGCATGA
- a CDS encoding ABC transporter permease, whose amino-acid sequence MTIDWSWISDHTDDLTTLTLSHLQAALTAVLLGLLISLPLAVVAHRVRPLRGLLLGLSNVLFTIPSIAIFVLLLPVSGLTRTTTVIGLTIYTLVVLLRNTVEGLDSVPAKTKEAAKAMGTRPLRTLLTVELPLALPVIMAGVRIATVMAISLVSVATYIGDGGLGQLFTDGFQRNFPTPVIVGVVLTLLLALVADALLVTLQYVLTPWTRRKRSA is encoded by the coding sequence ATGACCATCGACTGGTCGTGGATATCCGACCACACCGACGACCTCACCACCCTCACGCTCTCGCACCTCCAGGCCGCCCTCACCGCCGTACTGCTCGGCCTGCTGATCTCGCTCCCGCTGGCCGTCGTCGCGCATCGCGTGCGCCCCCTGCGCGGGCTGCTCCTGGGCCTCTCGAACGTCCTGTTCACCATCCCGTCCATCGCCATCTTCGTGCTGCTCCTGCCGGTCAGCGGGCTCACCCGCACCACCACCGTCATCGGCCTGACGATCTACACCCTCGTCGTGCTCCTGCGGAACACCGTCGAGGGCCTGGACTCCGTACCGGCCAAGACGAAGGAAGCCGCGAAGGCCATGGGCACCCGCCCACTGCGCACCCTGCTCACCGTCGAACTCCCCCTCGCCCTGCCCGTGATCATGGCGGGCGTACGGATCGCCACCGTCATGGCGATCTCCCTCGTCTCCGTGGCGACGTACATCGGCGACGGCGGTCTGGGACAGCTCTTCACGGACGGGTTCCAGCGCAACTTCCCGACCCCCGTCATCGTCGGCGTGGTCCTGACCCTGCTCCTCGCACTCGTCGCGGACGCGCTGCTCGTCACCCTCCAGTACGTCCTGACGCCCTGGACCCGCCGCAAGAGGAGCGCGTGA
- a CDS encoding SGNH/GDSL hydrolase family protein, which yields MSRARVARRIAAGAAYGGGGIGLLGAATVGVVLAEVQLAKRSVGNNGEHAAPPRADGRYGGALAERQDGAEPVRFAMLGDSTAAGQGVHRARHTPGALLSSGLAAVAERPVELRNVAQPGAQSDDLDRQVSLILSDPSSWIPDVCVIMIGANDVTHRIPATRSVRYLAAAVRRLRTAGAEVVVGTCPDLGTVENVYQPLRWMARRVSRQLAAAQTIGVVEQGGRTVSLGDLLGPEFAANPRELFGPDNYHPSAEGYATAAMAVLPTLCAALGLWPEEERPDVSRREGFLPVARAAAQAASEGGTEVAAAMPTGPRGPWALLKRRRRRRIHTPDPSPLPH from the coding sequence ATGTCGAGGGCGAGGGTGGCGAGGCGGATCGCCGCGGGCGCGGCGTACGGCGGCGGAGGCATCGGGCTGCTCGGCGCGGCGACCGTGGGGGTGGTCCTCGCCGAGGTGCAGCTGGCGAAGCGTTCGGTGGGCAACAACGGGGAGCATGCGGCGCCGCCACGGGCCGACGGGCGGTACGGCGGGGCGCTCGCGGAGCGGCAGGACGGCGCCGAGCCCGTGCGGTTCGCGATGCTCGGCGACTCGACGGCCGCGGGGCAGGGGGTGCACCGGGCCCGGCACACCCCGGGGGCGCTGCTCTCCTCGGGGCTCGCGGCGGTGGCGGAGCGTCCGGTGGAGCTGCGGAACGTGGCGCAGCCGGGGGCCCAGTCGGACGACCTGGACCGCCAGGTGTCCCTGATCCTCTCCGACCCCTCGTCCTGGATCCCGGACGTCTGCGTCATCATGATCGGCGCGAACGACGTGACGCACCGGATCCCGGCGACACGGTCGGTCCGCTACCTGGCGGCGGCGGTGCGGCGGCTGCGGACGGCCGGCGCGGAGGTGGTCGTCGGCACCTGCCCGGACCTCGGCACCGTGGAGAACGTCTACCAGCCCCTGCGCTGGATGGCCCGCCGGGTCTCGCGGCAGCTGGCGGCGGCGCAGACGATCGGCGTGGTGGAGCAGGGCGGCCGTACGGTGTCGCTCGGCGATCTCCTGGGCCCCGAGTTCGCGGCGAACCCGCGGGAGCTGTTCGGCCCCGACAACTACCACCCCTCCGCGGAGGGGTACGCGACGGCGGCCATGGCGGTCCTGCCGACCCTCTGCGCGGCGCTGGGCCTGTGGCCGGAGGAGGAGCGCCCCGACGTCTCCCGCCGGGAGGGCTTCCTGCCGGTGGCCCGCGCGGCGGCGCAGGCCGCGTCGGAGGGCGGCACGGAGGTCGCTGCCGCGATGCCTACGGGGCCACGGGGACCCTGGGCCCTCCTCAAGCGGCGGCGCCGCCGCCGCATCCACACCCCGGATCCGTCTCCGCTGCCGCACTGA
- a CDS encoding ABC transporter substrate-binding protein translates to MNRRTLLGGLFAVASVPALASCSGGITSLDGQGAGGGGGGSSKDGVTIGTANFTENQVLGYLYAAALEAEGVKTTVRPNLGTREILIPALKGGDIDLLPEYQGALLHYLDPKAKATEEGEMQNALAMTLPRGLQILPYGMAEDSDAFAVTRETADEYGLKSLADLAKHNGKLVIGAAPEVKKRTVGAVGLKDVYGVEFKEFKSLDSSGPLVKGALKKGDVDVANLFTTDTDIAAEKWVVLTDPKNLIPGQHVVPLIADRKADSTVRGALARLGSVLTTKQLTELNRLVDKDKKDPEDVANDWAARHGLTKK, encoded by the coding sequence ATGAACCGCAGGACTCTCCTCGGCGGACTCTTCGCCGTCGCATCCGTCCCCGCACTCGCCTCCTGCAGCGGCGGCATCACCTCCCTCGACGGCCAGGGCGCCGGCGGCGGGGGCGGCGGCTCCAGCAAGGACGGCGTGACGATCGGCACCGCCAACTTCACCGAGAACCAGGTCCTCGGCTACCTGTACGCCGCGGCGCTCGAAGCGGAGGGCGTCAAGACCACAGTCCGCCCCAACCTCGGCACCCGCGAGATCCTCATCCCCGCACTCAAGGGCGGCGACATCGACCTGCTGCCCGAGTACCAGGGCGCGCTCCTGCACTACCTCGACCCCAAGGCGAAGGCCACCGAGGAGGGCGAGATGCAGAACGCCCTCGCCATGACGCTGCCGCGCGGACTGCAGATCCTCCCCTACGGGATGGCCGAGGACTCCGACGCCTTCGCCGTCACGCGGGAGACCGCCGACGAGTACGGCCTCAAGTCCCTCGCCGATCTGGCGAAGCACAACGGCAAGCTCGTCATCGGCGCCGCCCCCGAGGTGAAGAAGCGCACCGTGGGCGCCGTCGGCCTCAAGGACGTCTACGGCGTGGAGTTCAAGGAGTTCAAGTCCCTTGATTCCTCGGGCCCGTTGGTGAAGGGCGCCCTGAAGAAGGGCGACGTGGACGTGGCGAACCTCTTCACCACCGACACCGACATCGCCGCCGAGAAGTGGGTGGTCCTCACCGACCCGAAGAACCTGATCCCCGGCCAGCACGTCGTCCCGCTCATCGCCGACCGCAAGGCCGACTCGACGGTGCGGGGGGCCCTCGCCCGCCTGGGGAGCGTACTGACGACCAAGCAACTCACCGAGCTGAACCGCCTGGTGGACAAGGACAAGAAGGACCCGGAGGACGTCGCGAACGACTGGGCGGCGCGCCACGGCCTGACGAAGAAGTAA
- a CDS encoding acetyl-CoA C-acetyltransferase, whose protein sequence is MPEAVIVSAARTPIGRAFKGSLKDLRPDDLTATIIEAALAKVPELDPKQIDDLMLGCGLPGGEQGHNLGRIVAVQMGMDHLPGCTITRYCSSSLQTSRMALHAIKAGEGDVFISAGVEMVSRSIKGSSDGLPDTHNPLFADAEARTEAVSKSEGSSWHDPREDGLIPDAYIAMGQTAENLARAKGVTRQDMDEFGVRSQNLAEEAIKNGFWEREITPVTTPDGTVVSKDDGPRAGVTVEGVSGLKPVFRPDGLVTAGNCCPLNDGAAALVIMSDTKARELGLTPLARIVSTGVTGLSPEIMGLGPVEASKQALSRAGLTVDDIDLFEINEAFAAQVIPSYRDLNIPLDKLNVNGGAIAVGHPFGMTGARITGTLINSLQFHDKQFGLETMCVGGGQGMAMVIERLS, encoded by the coding sequence ATGCCCGAAGCCGTGATCGTCTCTGCCGCCCGCACCCCGATCGGCCGCGCCTTCAAGGGCTCGCTGAAGGATCTGCGCCCGGACGACCTGACCGCCACGATCATCGAGGCCGCCCTCGCCAAGGTCCCCGAGCTCGACCCGAAGCAGATCGACGACCTGATGCTCGGCTGTGGTCTGCCCGGCGGCGAGCAGGGGCACAACCTGGGCCGCATCGTCGCCGTACAGATGGGGATGGACCACCTCCCCGGCTGCACCATCACCCGCTACTGCTCCTCCTCCCTGCAGACGAGCCGCATGGCCCTGCACGCCATCAAGGCGGGCGAGGGCGACGTCTTCATCTCCGCGGGCGTCGAGATGGTGTCCCGCAGCATCAAGGGTTCCAGCGACGGCCTTCCCGACACCCACAACCCCCTCTTCGCCGACGCCGAGGCCCGCACCGAGGCCGTGTCCAAGTCCGAGGGCTCCTCCTGGCACGACCCGCGCGAGGACGGACTGATCCCGGACGCGTACATCGCCATGGGGCAGACCGCCGAGAACCTGGCCCGCGCCAAGGGCGTCACCCGTCAGGACATGGACGAGTTCGGGGTCCGGTCCCAGAACCTCGCCGAGGAAGCCATCAAGAACGGCTTCTGGGAGCGCGAGATCACCCCCGTCACCACCCCTGACGGCACCGTCGTCAGCAAGGACGACGGCCCCCGCGCCGGCGTCACCGTCGAGGGCGTCTCGGGCCTCAAGCCCGTCTTCCGCCCCGACGGCCTCGTCACGGCCGGCAACTGCTGCCCGCTCAACGACGGCGCCGCCGCCCTGGTGATCATGAGCGACACCAAGGCCCGCGAGCTCGGCCTGACCCCGCTCGCCCGCATCGTCTCCACCGGCGTCACCGGCCTCTCCCCCGAGATCATGGGCCTCGGCCCGGTGGAAGCGTCGAAGCAGGCACTCTCCCGCGCCGGTCTGACCGTCGACGACATCGACCTCTTCGAGATCAACGAGGCCTTCGCCGCCCAGGTGATCCCCTCCTACCGCGACCTGAACATCCCGCTCGACAAGCTGAACGTCAACGGCGGTGCCATCGCCGTCGGCCACCCCTTCGGCATGACCGGCGCCCGCATCACCGGCACGCTCATCAACTCCCTCCAGTTCCACGACAAGCAGTTCGGCCTGGAGACGATGTGCGTCGGCGGCGGCCAGGGCATGGCGATGGTCATCGAGCGCCTCAGCTGA
- a CDS encoding cytosine permease: MAAEDLVERRSIDVVPDDERHGTAFSQFTLWLGANLQITAVVTGALAVVFGGDVVWSVIGLLLGNLLGGAVMALHSAQGPKLGLPQMIQSRAQFGVKGAVVPLLLVIVMYVGFFASGSVLAGQATAELTHTNDTTGIIIFAVVTAVTAAVGYRVIHTLGRIASVICALAFVYLGIRLLDRVDLSALLSDAHFDLPMFLLAVSLSASWQLAFGPYVADYSRYLPRTTSGKATFWWTLSGSALGSQWSMTFGVLVAATAGDAFLANQVGYVVGLGGTGLIASFLYFVIALGKLTINVLNTYGGFMSMVTSVSGFRGQKVLSQRGRAVYIALIMIAGTTVALLGKDSFLTSFKDFLLFLLTFFTPWSAINLVDYYLISKERYDIPALSDPAGRYGAWRWDALVVYGVGLLAQLPFLVTHFYTGPLVEPLGGADVSWIVGLVVPAVLYWLLARRGATLGLNPDENGGIAPLPEASELRTVKNHGSP; encoded by the coding sequence ATGGCAGCTGAGGATCTGGTGGAGCGGCGCTCCATCGACGTCGTCCCCGACGACGAACGGCACGGCACGGCGTTCAGCCAGTTCACCCTCTGGCTCGGCGCCAATCTGCAGATCACCGCGGTCGTCACCGGCGCGCTCGCCGTCGTGTTCGGCGGCGACGTGGTGTGGTCGGTCATCGGGCTCCTGCTCGGCAATCTGCTCGGCGGCGCGGTGATGGCCCTGCACTCGGCGCAGGGCCCGAAGCTGGGCCTGCCCCAGATGATCCAGTCCCGCGCCCAGTTCGGCGTGAAGGGCGCGGTCGTCCCGCTGCTCCTGGTCATCGTGATGTACGTCGGGTTCTTCGCGAGCGGCAGCGTCCTGGCCGGACAGGCCACGGCCGAGCTGACGCACACGAACGACACCACCGGCATCATCATCTTCGCGGTGGTCACGGCGGTGACGGCGGCGGTCGGCTACCGCGTCATCCACACGCTCGGCCGGATCGCGAGCGTGATCTGCGCGCTGGCCTTCGTCTACCTCGGCATCCGCCTCCTGGACCGCGTCGACCTCTCCGCGCTCCTCTCCGACGCACACTTCGACCTGCCGATGTTCCTGCTCGCCGTCTCCCTCTCGGCGTCCTGGCAGCTGGCCTTCGGGCCGTACGTCGCGGACTACTCGCGCTATCTGCCGCGTACGACGTCGGGCAAGGCGACCTTCTGGTGGACCCTCTCCGGATCAGCGCTGGGCTCGCAGTGGTCGATGACGTTCGGTGTCCTCGTGGCGGCGACCGCGGGGGACGCGTTCCTCGCCAACCAGGTCGGATACGTCGTCGGCCTGGGCGGCACGGGCCTGATCGCATCGTTCCTGTACTTCGTGATCGCGCTGGGCAAGCTGACCATCAACGTCCTCAACACCTACGGCGGCTTCATGTCGATGGTGACCAGCGTCAGCGGCTTCCGCGGCCAGAAGGTCCTCTCGCAGCGCGGCAGGGCGGTGTACATCGCCCTGATCATGATCGCGGGAACGACGGTGGCCCTCCTGGGCAAGGACAGCTTCCTGACGTCCTTCAAGGACTTCCTGCTCTTCCTGCTGACGTTCTTCACGCCGTGGTCGGCGATCAACCTGGTCGACTACTACCTGATCTCCAAGGAGCGCTACGACATCCCGGCGCTCTCCGACCCGGCGGGACGGTACGGCGCATGGCGCTGGGACGCCCTCGTCGTCTACGGGGTGGGCCTGCTCGCCCAGCTCCCGTTCCTGGTCACGCACTTCTACACCGGCCCGCTGGTCGAGCCGCTCGGCGGCGCGGACGTGTCGTGGATCGTGGGCCTGGTCGTACCGGCGGTCCTGTATTGGCTGCTGGCCCGGCGCGGCGCCACTCTAGGGCTGAACCCCGATGAGAATGGGGGGATAGCCCCACTGCCAGAGGCGTCCGAGCTGCGTACGGTAAAGAACCATGGAAGCCCGTGA
- a CDS encoding aromatic amino acid ammonia-lyase gives MSSHIADRATGRATVDSGSVVVLDGRGLMVADVVRLAESTAKPVPATDGMKRAESSWNAAREIASWGRVYGRSTGVGANRNESVPTEAAADHGLRLLRSHAGAIGEELPARQVRAMLAVRANQLLAGGAGLRPTVVTALCEALETGAYPKVNEFGSVGTGDIAALAQMGLALAGEHPWQGTGAAPAPQPLDNNDALALISSNALTLGQSALALHELRGLIAATQVVAALSLMAVDGSYEAYALPVHEARRHAGSYAVAERMRLILGAPDRPTPPLGRIQDPYGFRCVPQIHGPAHDAADALENVLTVEINAAAENPLISPDDMAAYHHGGFYLAQLALSLDHFRLAMTQAARLSTSRLSTLNEPAFTRLRPFLADGEPASSGVMILEYAAGAALGDLRAFSAPASLGHAVLSRGVEEQASFASLAARQTLRACEAYRLVVGCELVAAVRALRQRDMRLDAELPVGRAFELADSVLDAELADRPLTDDVTAAAGLLDRFTELWAGLGAGGGTAVEGQGVVRGTV, from the coding sequence ATGTCGTCTCATATCGCGGACAGGGCGACCGGAAGGGCGACCGTCGACAGCGGCTCGGTCGTCGTCCTGGACGGCCGCGGACTGATGGTCGCAGATGTCGTACGCCTGGCCGAATCCACCGCAAAGCCCGTTCCGGCGACCGATGGGATGAAGCGGGCCGAGAGCTCCTGGAACGCCGCGCGGGAGATCGCGTCCTGGGGCCGCGTCTACGGCCGCTCCACCGGCGTGGGCGCGAACCGGAATGAGTCCGTGCCGACCGAGGCGGCCGCCGACCACGGCCTGCGGCTGCTGCGCAGCCATGCCGGAGCGATCGGCGAGGAGCTGCCCGCACGGCAGGTCCGCGCGATGCTCGCGGTCCGCGCCAATCAGCTCCTTGCCGGCGGCGCGGGCCTGCGCCCGACCGTCGTCACGGCGCTCTGCGAGGCCCTGGAGACGGGCGCGTACCCGAAGGTCAATGAGTTCGGCTCGGTCGGGACCGGCGACATCGCGGCCCTCGCCCAGATGGGCCTCGCGCTCGCGGGCGAGCACCCCTGGCAGGGCACCGGGGCGGCCCCGGCGCCCCAGCCCCTCGACAACAACGACGCCCTCGCCCTGATCAGCAGCAACGCGCTCACCCTCGGCCAGTCCGCGCTCGCCCTGCACGAACTGCGCGGCCTGATCGCGGCCACGCAGGTGGTGGCGGCGCTCTCCCTGATGGCCGTCGACGGTTCGTACGAGGCGTACGCGCTGCCCGTCCACGAGGCGCGCCGCCACGCGGGTTCGTACGCGGTCGCGGAACGCATGCGCCTGATTCTCGGCGCACCGGACCGGCCGACCCCACCGCTCGGCCGCATCCAGGACCCGTACGGCTTCCGCTGCGTCCCGCAGATCCACGGCCCCGCGCACGACGCGGCGGACGCCCTTGAGAACGTCCTCACGGTCGAGATCAACGCGGCCGCCGAGAACCCCCTGATCTCGCCGGACGACATGGCTGCGTACCACCACGGCGGCTTCTATCTCGCTCAACTGGCCCTGTCCCTGGACCACTTCAGGCTGGCGATGACACAGGCGGCCCGCCTCTCCACGTCCCGCCTCTCGACCCTGAACGAACCGGCCTTCACCCGCCTGCGCCCCTTCCTCGCGGACGGCGAACCGGCCTCTTCGGGCGTGATGATCCTTGAGTACGCGGCCGGGGCGGCCCTCGGTGACCTGCGGGCCTTCTCGGCGCCCGCGTCGCTCGGCCACGCCGTCCTCTCCCGCGGCGTCGAGGAGCAGGCCAGCTTCGCCTCGCTGGCGGCCCGCCAGACGCTGCGCGCGTGCGAGGCTTACCGGCTGGTGGTGGGCTGTGAACTGGTCGCCGCGGTAAGGGCGTTGCGCCAGCGCGACATGCGCTTGGACGCCGAACTGCCCGTCGGGCGGGCCTTCGAACTCGCGGACTCCGTCCTCGACGCGGAGCTCGCCGACCGCCCGCTGACGGATGATGTGACGGCGGCGGCCGGACTCCTTGACCGGTTCACCGAGTTGTGGGCGGGCCTGGGGGCCGGAGGCGGAACGGCCGTCGAGGGCCAGGGTGTTGTGAGGGGAACGGTATGA